Within Planktothrix serta PCC 8927, the genomic segment GATAAATCGCATCTTAATCTATCTTTTCACAAGATGGACTCACTGCGCCATCGTTTCTTCCAATGGGATGTGGGTTCAAGGGGGGAGGAGTCTTGTTCGGCTTGGCGACGCAGGATAATCACTTCCGCCGTGTCGGATAAACTCGGATCTCGATAGGGGATGGCGGCGCGGGTTTGTAGATGTTCCTGTTCTTGGAGACAGAGGGACGGTAAACCCTCAAAACTGGCTATTGTCCCGGGTGTGCGCCTACCCACGGGAGAGGTAGAAGCAATATTTAACCCGGCTTCGAGTAAGGCGCTTCTGACCGCCGCCGCACAGGAATAAGTCGCTAACTGTCCCTGGGGTTTGAGACATTGAGCCACTAAGGTTAAAAATTCGACTGTCCAAAGTTGGGGACAATGGGGCGGCGAAAAGGGATCGAGAAAAATGGCATCGGCTTTAAACCCAGAATTGTAAACGGTTTGAATGGTATTTCGAGCATCCGCAATCATTAAATGAGCGTTGAATAATTCTGTTTTGAGATAATGATTTTGGGCGAGTTCTTTTAAAATTTCTTGAATATAATCAGGATAGTCATTCAGTAAATTAAACTCTAAGGTTGCTTGGGGAATACGTTGATCAAATTCTAAGCCGATCCATTCAATTTTGCAGTTAGGATTAGCGTCCCAAATAGCGGTTAATGCTGCTGCTGTATTATAACCTAAACCGTAACAAATATCAAGTAAAAATAAGGGAGATATTTCGGCTTTTTTTCTTAACTGTAAAGGGACTACAAACTTTTGTTCTGCTTCCTGTTTGGCTCCAAAATGACTATGAAATAATTCTCCAAATTCCGAGGAGAAAAACGTAAACGAGCCATCGGCGGTTAATTGGGGTATTAATCCTTGATTTTGGATCATCTTTCCTCCTCTGTAGGGTGTGTAAGCGCAGCGCACGCACCATCTAACTATTAATAATAATCAACTCCTAAAGAAACCCAGTTTCTATCCGATTAAGTTGTAACTTGAAATTCAACATCTTCATAAATATCATTAATTGAACAGCGAAAATCCAGACTTTCTAAATAAATTTCTTGTCCTGAACTATAAGGATATAAAACCCATAAACCCTCAGAATTTTTTCTAAAACACTCTACACTGCTCCGATCTTGAGCTATTAAAACATATTCTTTCAAAGTGTCCAAATGTCGATAATCTTCAAATTTTTTACCTCGATCAAATCCTTCTGTTCCAGGGGAAATCACCTCAATAATTAATTTAGGATATCGTTTAAAATATTGAAATTCCCTATCTCTAGGATCACAGGTTACAATCACATCAGGATAATAATAGATATCTAAAACTTCAATATCAGCTTTCATATCCGCCATATAAACCCGACAGCCTTTTCCTCTTAAGTAATTTCTCAACAAAGCAAAAAGATTACCTGCAATGGTATAGCGCTACGCGCTATGGTTAGGACAAAAGTATGATAAGATGCAGTAATACCTCAATATCGGAAAATAGTTATGCCGGCACCTTATAGTTACGATTTACGCTCCAAGGCGATCGCAGCCGTGAAAAGAGGAGAAAAGAAAATAGAGGTAAGTCGTTTCTTTAAAATAAGTCGCAACACATTAGATCTGTGGCTGAAAAAAGAAAGAGAAACAGGAGACTATCAGGCTAGCCGACAGGTAGGAGTAGGAACTCAACCGAAAATTCAGGAGTTAGAAAAATTTAAAGAATTCGTGAAAAAAAATAGTGACAAGACTCAAAAACAAATGGCCCAATTATGGGGGTGTGAGGCGACGCAACAGAATATTAGTTATGCTTGTCGAAAACTGGGTATAAGTCGAAAAAAAAAACTTATGGGTATCGAGAAAGAGATGAAGAAAAAAGACGAGAATTTCTTCAAAAACTAGAGGGAATAGAAAGGAGCAGAAAAGTTTATGTAGATGAAGCGGGATTTGATAATAGAGAGGATTACCCGTATGGCTACAGCCCGATAGGGGAAAGATGTTATGCACTCAAGTCCGGTAAAAGAAGAGAAAGAGTCAGTTGGCTATCAGCATTGAAAGAAGGTAAATTATTGGCTCCTTTAACCTTTGAGGGGTCATGTAATAAAGATTTATTTGAAACCTGGTTAAAGAATTGTTTGCTGCCAGTGCTAGAACCAGGAGACATTATTATTATTGATAATGCCAGCTTTCATCAAGGGGAATATATCAAAGAACTCGTCGAAGAAGCCGGATGTAAAATTTGGTATTTGCCCCCATATTCTCCCGACTTGAACAAGATTGAAAACTGGTGGGCTGTTTTAAAGACATGGATGAAACAGAGATTAAACGAATTTCAAACCGTCAGAGAATGCGTGGATGCTGCATTTAGAAATTGTCCTAACGTATGCGCGTAGCGCTATAACATGGGCATCACTCGCCCCCGCCATCGCATAAACTTCCCCTTGAATATATTCATGCTTAATCAGACTGTTCTTTTCAGTTTCGAGATAATCTTCACGCGCCATATCGGGTTGAGGACTAGCAATCTTGACACTCCCTGTGCCTAAAGGCGTGGGGATTCTGGGTTCAACGAAACCACTTAATCAAAGTACCTTGCAGTGCTTCAACCAGAGGTGGGATTCTCCCCAAGCGTAAATTCGGGTATGCCCTACCCTATTCGCACAAATGCGAGTTCTTTTTTATTCAAAACAAATTTGTTTCAAAAAAACTGGTTGTCTAGCTCCCACGAATCTTTTACCCACTGCTGGGGAAAACTAGAACTGTGCAGTAGAACCCTATAGATTCACTTGTCAAGGTAAGCGCGTTTTGCCGTTAGGCATACTAGGTTTTTATACAGGTTGCTTACCTTTTCCTGTTATGGGAAATAGTAGCACGATCAGATGTCAATAGACAACCCACCAATATAAAGCCTAAGTAGAACTTAGGGGTTTTAAACCCATTTTTCTGATAACAATTCTCCTAATTTCTGTAAAAAAGATTAAAACAATTCTATTTAGGAATCAGATATGATAATTATAAAACAAATTCCCATCCGTAAGTAGTAAGCCCTTCAGGGCTTCCATTTAATTTTAAATAAACTTTCTCATAAATTTTGCCATGACAGAAGCCCAACTGATTGTTTCCCCAGACTGGTTAGCAAACCATCTCGAAGATCCTAATATTGTAATTGTAGATTGTCGGTTTTCCTTAGCCAACCCCCAACTCGGACAACAACAATATCAAGACGGTCATATTCCGGGTGCTTATTATTTAGATTTAGACCAAGATTTATCCAGTCCCATTCAAAAACACGGCGGACGTCACCCCCTACCCAACCCAGAAAAACTTGCTCAAAAATTATCAGAAATTGGGATAACATCTCAACAAACCTTAGTTGTAGCCTATGATGATTCTCGATTCGCTTTTGCTTCGCGGTTGTGGTGGTTATTACGCTATTATGGACATGAACAAGTTGTTTTATTAGATGGGGGGTTTAGTCAATGGAAAAATTCGGAATATCCGATTAATTCTAATATTCCTAACGCAAAATTAGGACAATTTACCCCCCAAATTCGTCCTGAAATGTTGGTTAATATAGAAACCGTAAAAGCTCGAAAAGATTTACCCGGAGTCGTGGTTGTAGACTCCCGTGAACCCGATCGCTATTTAGGAAAAACCGAACCCATTGATCCCATTGCAGGCTGTATTCCGGGGGCGGTTAATTATCCTTGGCAACAGGTGACAGAACCGACAGGATTTGTTAAAATTAATCAACAATCCCAACGCTGGCAAGAGATAAAAGACTCCGAAGAAATTATCGTTTATTGTGGATCAGGAGTCACCGCCTGTGTGAATTTATTCTCCTTAGAATTAGCCGGAATTCATCAGGCTAAACTGTATGGAGGCAGTTGGAGTGATTGGTGTTCCTATTTAATAGAAGAACAACAATAATTTCTTCGGGGTTTTGAATTTAATCTCTAGTAACCTGAGATTAGTGATCATTTTTTACCCGATTCAATTATAATAAAATTGAGCGATAAAATCAACCCATTTTAACAATTTCGATTCAGGATTAACTCTTATGCAAACCCTAGAAAAACCAACCCCATCTCTTTTGGATACCCCCCTAACCATTGCGGGAAAAACCTTTAAGTCTCGGTTAATGACTGGGACGGGGAAATATCGCAACCTCCAAGAAATGCAGGATAGTATTGCAGCGAGTGGCTGTGAAATTGTCACCGTTGCGGTTAGACGAGTCCAAACCCAAGCGCCCGGACATGAAGGGTTAGCCGAAGCCATCGACTGGAGTAAAATCTGGATGCTACCCAATACCGCCGGATGTCAAACCGCCGAAGACGCTATTCGGGTAGCCAGACTTGGACGGGAAATGGCGAAATTGTTAGGACAGGAAGACAATAATTTTGTCAAATTAGAAGTGATTCCTGATAGCAAATATTTGCTTCCCGATCCTTTTGGAACCTTAGAAGCCGCCGAACAATTAGTTAAAGAAGGCTTTGCGGTTTTACCCTATATTAACGCCGATCCTCTCTTAGCGAAACGTTTAGAAGAGGCTGGCTGTGCAACAGTAATGCCTTTAGGATCTCCCATCGGCTCAGGACAGGGGATTAGAAACGCAGCGAATATTGCGATTATTATCGATAATGCCAAAATTCCCGTCGTTGTGGATGCGGGTATTGGAGCGCCCAGTGAAGCGGCGTTGGCGATGGAAATGGGAGCGGATGCGTTATTAATTAATTCGGCGATCGCTTTAGCCCAAAATTCAGTGGCCATGGCAAAAGCGATGGGCATGGCCACCGAAGCCGGACGTCTGGCTTATCTCGCCGGACGCATCCCTGTCAAGACCTACGCAGAAGCGTCTTCCCCCTTAACAGGTACAATTACTCGTTAATGTTTCCCTTTTGTGTAAATTTTTGTTATGGTTGATCCTAGATAGTAATCTATGGATTTTTACTCATGCCTTATATAAAAGAAGAGGGTGGACGACTCAATAACTTCGCGGTCGAACCTAAAGTTTACACAGCCGAACCCCCCACGAGTTCACAAAAACGGAATTATCTGATTACTGGTCTTGCTGGGATGGCCTTAGTGGGGGGTTTAGTCTTCCTCGCCTTCACCATATCCTAAGATATCAACAATTGAGTTCGGGCGGATTTTAGGAATTTTTCTATCAATATCAAAGATTTAATTGAACCCGTCTCTACGAAAAATCGGGAATCAAATCGTAGGGACGGGTTCTGTTAGAAGTGAAGTTGAATTGGGGTTAAACCACAAAGACACAAAGACACAAAGGGGATAAACTTTATTCCTGTCTGTTCCCTGTTCCCTGTTCCCTGCTCGCTGCTATAGAAGAAGATAGTTATAAAGTCTAAGGGCTTAATGATTGACAATGGCGACGAGTAACACTTCTTCAATTCTACTGTCGGAAACTCATCAGCAAACCTATGATCGTTTACAACAGGCGCTAGGTTTACAACTTCGCCGTCAAGTTTTTATTGCTGTTTGTGATAACTTAAATCTTCGCAATCATCTGGCTTTAAAATTACAAACTGATTTATTATTGAAAAATCAGACGGCTTCAACTTTGCAACAAAGTTTAAATTCCCAGATCGCCTCGCCTTTCATGAGTTTAAAACTCGATTTAAGCGATCCTAATCCCTTCAGCCAAATTGCTCAATGCTATGCTCAAAATCAATCTGATCTTGACAATAAACCCCTGATCGGATTTCAAATTTTAGGGGTAGAACATCTTACCCGCCAACCTCCGGGGGTGCAATGGTCATTTTTACGGTATTTACGAACCTTAGAACATCATCTCGACCGCTTAGAATTTAGTCTAGTGCTGTGGATTTCTTCTCCTTGGTTATGTTGTATTCAACAATCTGCACCGGAGTTTTGGCGCTGGCGAACTGGGGTATTTCAATGGATCAGTGATCCAACGCCGAGTGATTTAGAATCAGGGACAATTATTTTAGATTCTACTTCTGTTTCTGAATTCAGCGAAAGCAATAAGACCGATGCTTTAAAACAACTTCTGGATCAGATTCAACAGCTTCAACAACAGTCTGACTTATCCCCACTGCGCCAAGCCTATCGTCAATTAGCCAATATTTACCGCGATCGCATTCTAGCGGGGGAGAATGCAGAACTCAACTACACTCTGGCCATTCAAGCCGATAAAAAAGCCTTAGAAATCATTCCAGAAGCTGAGTTTCTTCTGTCCAACTCCCAACAGAAACCCGGTTTCTCTTCCCGCGATAACGATGATTCTATTAATATTTTGAATGACTTAGGAACCTTGTATTGGATGCGATTTCGCCAACGATTTCAAGGAAATCCCCCCTCAACTGATGTACTTTCCGATTTAGAACAAAGCATTATTTTCTATCAAAATGCTTTGATGAAAACCGATCCTGAAGCTCAACCCCATCTGTATATCAAAATCCAAAAAAACTTAGGAACTGCTTACACCGATTTAGCTACTTTACAAGATCCGAGTCAAAACTTAGAACAAGGGATTATTGCTTATACAGAAGCCTTATATTACCTTAAGTTAAACCGGACTGAAATTGACCCGGCTCAGATCCAAGATTATGCCACAATTCAAAATAATCTGGGAACGACCTATTGGAAATTAGCTCAACAAACCCAACCTATTCCTCACCTGAAAGCGGCTATTGCTGCCTATACTCAGGCAATGGAATTTTACACCCCGCAACAGGATGCCCTGAATTATGCCTTACTACAAACCAACCTAGGAACAGCTTATTGGACACTCAGCCAATATCAGCCTTCAGCAAAATTACTACTCCAGGCTATTCATGCCTATCATCAAGCCTTAACCTATCGGACAATCGAATCAGCCCCGGTTGCCTGTGCTGCTACCTATAATAACTTGGGCATAGCCTATTGGCATTTGGCTAACCACTATCAGAAGTCTGAAATTCGTGCTAAATTTTTGAAAAGGGCAATTGTCGCCTATCAAAAGGCCCTCTCAATTGTTCCCCATCTCAGTCCGACCCAACTGACTTTCGACCCCCTAGCGACTCATAACAACCTAGGGCTTACCCACTACCAACTTGCCACAGACTCTAACTTACCGCTTGGCAAAGCCACTCGGATTTCTCTACTAGGAGCCGCATTAAAACACCATCTTCAAGCTGATATTAACGAGCCTACCCAGCTAGAAAAACAACAGCCTAGCGATGGTGAAATCCCCAACTCAAAGACCACTGAACATCATCAAACGACTTTGAGTTATTTGCTCAGAACTATTCGCGCCTTCTACAATGAGTCTGGATTACAGGGACAAAATCAGGCTTTATCTCAGATTCCCGGTCATCTACTTCCTGAAATATTACGCGCTCTGTAACGCAATACAACTAAATTGGCATTTCATTAGGTTTAGGTTCAACTTTTCCATTAACATTGAGATGTCTATTTAATATTCTTGCTCAACCTTCTGCTCAATATGCGTGGTTATGGCATCTGCAAAGATTCTCGTGGTTGATGATGATCCGGCAATACGGAACTTAATAAATCGCTATCTCAGCCAACAAGACTATGAAGTTGACACGGCTCATGATGGCCATTCGGCATTAGAAAAGTTTGAACAGTTCAAACCTGACTTAGTGGTATTGGATCTCAATTTACCCGATACAACAGGTTTAGCATTATGCCGAGAAATGCAAAGTCGAACCAGTGTATTTATTCTAATGCTAACCAGTGAAAAAGATCCCAAACTGGGGTTAAAGGAGGGAGCCGATGATTTTGTAACTAAACCCTTTGATTTAGAGGAGTTAAATCTTCGCATCAAAGCTATTTTGAAACGTCAACGAACTCTGGTAGATACACAACCCCAAAATTTAGTTTATGGGGATTTAACGATTGATCCCAATCGTCGTGAGATTTATCTTCGGGGTGAATTAGTCGCGCTGAGTGCATTAGAATTTGATTTGCTCTATTGTTTAGCTCGAAAACCCGGACGAGCATGGCGACGGTCAGAATTATTGCAAGAAGTATGGGATTATGAGTATGAAGGGGAACAGCGCGTCGTTGATGTTCATATTGGTCAGATTCGTAAAAAGATTGAGCCAGACGCAGATAAACCTTCTTTTATTAAAACAATTCGGGGTGTGGGATATATGTTTGATCGACGCACTAATGAACGTCAATAATTAAGGATAACTCTCCTTAATTATTAACAATTCACGGTCGATCACAATTGCCTAATTTAAGGGGTAGCTACTGATATTAATGTTGGGAAAGATTGTTTTTTGTGTAACACAATGTAACTAAACGTCGATTTTATGAGGGAAAGTATTAACTTATCAGTAACATTAAGATATCTAGTTTATATATTTGCTCACCTTTTCGCTCAATTTTGTAGTCATGGCATCGGCAAAAATTCTTGTAGTTGATGATGATCCGGCAATACGGAATTTAGTCAGTCGCTATCTTAGCCAACAGGACTACCAACTGGAGGTTGCACAGGATGGCGACACAGCGTTGAAAGTTTTTGAACAGTTCAACCCCGATTTAGTTATATTAGATTTGAATTTGCCTGATACAACAGGTTTAGCATTATGCCGAGAAATGCAAAGTCGAACTAATGTTCTCGTTCTCATGCTGACCAGTGAACAAAATCCCAAGCAAGGGTTTATAGAAGGTGCCGATGATTTTGTGACAAAACCCTTTGATTTAGAAGTATTAAGTCTGCGGATTAAAGCTATTTTGAAGCGTCAACGATCAAGGGGTAATTTAGAGCTTCAGAGTTTAATCTATGGGGATTTAGTCATTGATCCGAATCGACGAGAAGTTTATCTCAAAGGCGAATTAGTAATCTTAAGTGCATTGGAATTTAATCTGCTTTATTGTTTAGCCAGTAAACCCGGTCGAGCTTGGGAACGCAAAGAACTATTACAAAAAGTTTGGGGTTATCAAGACGAAAGTAGTGAAGGAGTAAGGGTGATTGATGTTCATATTGGTCAGATTCGTAAAAAAATTGAACCTGATCCGAAAAATCCTTCTTTTATTCAAACCGTCCGCAGTGTAGGTTATCGGTTCGATTGATCTCCAAGGAAAGGAAAACGCTTCGGGGCGATCGCATCTCTACATCAGGATTTTAGATTAAGTTTTATTTAAAAGCTTTTTAACAACTTTTTTAAGCTCCTCTATTCAAGTTTTATTTCTTACTGTTCCCTGTTCCCTGTTCCCTGTTCCCTGTTCCATCTTCCCTTGCGCGTAGCGCTATAGGGCTTTGACGATTCCCATATTATGGGAACCGCTAAAGCCATTTTTTGGTAAGGGGAGTTAAGAAATCTCCAATCCACACAGGGTTGCCAGATAAACACGAGCCGCTTGACGATAACTGCTCGATGCTTCTGGGGTGTTGCTATTTCCATTCTGCAACAAAAAGAGCGACAGGGCTGCGGAAAAAACCCGATCTTGATCCCAGTCTGGGTGGGTCTCCAGATAGCCCTGGAGGGACTCGTGCAGCGTTTCAGGAATTTCGGTCAAGATGCTTACACTTGTGTTCATGAAACTGCTCTCATCGGTGTTGGTACAGGACAACGCACAACTTCAAGGTTAGGGATGGACTGGGACTTGGGTTCTCCCCTTCCGCCTAAAATT encodes:
- a CDS encoding Uma2 family endonuclease encodes the protein MAGNLFALLRNYLRGKGCRVYMADMKADIEVLDIYYYPDVIVTCDPRDREFQYFKRYPKLIIEVISPGTEGFDRGKKFEDYRHLDTLKEYVLIAQDRSSVECFRKNSEGLWVLYPYSSGQEIYLESLDFRCSINDIYEDVEFQVTT
- a CDS encoding response regulator transcription factor; its protein translation is MASAKILVVDDDPAIRNLVSRYLSQQDYQLEVAQDGDTALKVFEQFNPDLVILDLNLPDTTGLALCREMQSRTNVLVLMLTSEQNPKQGFIEGADDFVTKPFDLEVLSLRIKAILKRQRSRGNLELQSLIYGDLVIDPNRREVYLKGELVILSALEFNLLYCLASKPGRAWERKELLQKVWGYQDESSEGVRVIDVHIGQIRKKIEPDPKNPSFIQTVRSVGYRFD
- a CDS encoding response regulator transcription factor, whose product is MASAKILVVDDDPAIRNLINRYLSQQDYEVDTAHDGHSALEKFEQFKPDLVVLDLNLPDTTGLALCREMQSRTSVFILMLTSEKDPKLGLKEGADDFVTKPFDLEELNLRIKAILKRQRTLVDTQPQNLVYGDLTIDPNRREIYLRGELVALSALEFDLLYCLARKPGRAWRRSELLQEVWDYEYEGEQRVVDVHIGQIRKKIEPDADKPSFIKTIRGVGYMFDRRTNERQ
- the psb34 gene encoding photosystem II assembly protein Psb34; the encoded protein is MPYIKEEGGRLNNFAVEPKVYTAEPPTSSQKRNYLITGLAGMALVGGLVFLAFTIS
- a CDS encoding DUF2811 domain-containing protein, with product MNTSVSILTEIPETLHESLQGYLETHPDWDQDRVFSAALSLFLLQNGNSNTPEASSSYRQAARVYLATLCGLEIS
- a CDS encoding IS630 family transposase (programmed frameshift); amino-acid sequence: MPAPYSYDLRSKAIAAVKRGEKKIEVSRFFKISRNTLDLWLKKERETGDYQASRQVGVGTQPKIQELEKFKEFVKKNSDKTQKQMAQLWGCEATQQNISYACRKLGISRKKTYGYRERDEEKRREFLQKLEGIERSRKVYVDEAGFDNREDYPYGYSPIGERCYALKSGKRRERVSWLSALKEGKLLAPLTFEGSCNKDLFETWLKNCLLPVLEPGDIIIIDNASFHQGEYIKELVEEAGCKIWYLPPYSPDLNKIENWWAVLKTWMKQRLNEFQTVRECVDAAFRNCPNVCA
- a CDS encoding tRNA (5-methylaminomethyl-2-thiouridine)(34)-methyltransferase MnmD, encoding MIQNQGLIPQLTADGSFTFFSSEFGELFHSHFGAKQEAEQKFVVPLQLRKKAEISPLFLLDICYGLGYNTAAALTAIWDANPNCKIEWIGLEFDQRIPQATLEFNLLNDYPDYIQEILKELAQNHYLKTELFNAHLMIADARNTIQTVYNSGFKADAIFLDPFSPPHCPQLWTVEFLTLVAQCLKPQGQLATYSCAAAVRSALLEAGLNIASTSPVGRRTPGTIASFEGLPSLCLQEQEHLQTRAAIPYRDPSLSDTAEVIILRRQAEQDSSPLEPTSHWKKRWRSESIL
- a CDS encoding thiazole synthase, with translation MQTLEKPTPSLLDTPLTIAGKTFKSRLMTGTGKYRNLQEMQDSIAASGCEIVTVAVRRVQTQAPGHEGLAEAIDWSKIWMLPNTAGCQTAEDAIRVARLGREMAKLLGQEDNNFVKLEVIPDSKYLLPDPFGTLEAAEQLVKEGFAVLPYINADPLLAKRLEEAGCATVMPLGSPIGSGQGIRNAANIAIIIDNAKIPVVVDAGIGAPSEAALAMEMGADALLINSAIALAQNSVAMAKAMGMATEAGRLAYLAGRIPVKTYAEASSPLTGTITR
- a CDS encoding tetratricopeptide repeat protein, yielding MATSNTSSILLSETHQQTYDRLQQALGLQLRRQVFIAVCDNLNLRNHLALKLQTDLLLKNQTASTLQQSLNSQIASPFMSLKLDLSDPNPFSQIAQCYAQNQSDLDNKPLIGFQILGVEHLTRQPPGVQWSFLRYLRTLEHHLDRLEFSLVLWISSPWLCCIQQSAPEFWRWRTGVFQWISDPTPSDLESGTIILDSTSVSEFSESNKTDALKQLLDQIQQLQQQSDLSPLRQAYRQLANIYRDRILAGENAELNYTLAIQADKKALEIIPEAEFLLSNSQQKPGFSSRDNDDSINILNDLGTLYWMRFRQRFQGNPPSTDVLSDLEQSIIFYQNALMKTDPEAQPHLYIKIQKNLGTAYTDLATLQDPSQNLEQGIIAYTEALYYLKLNRTEIDPAQIQDYATIQNNLGTTYWKLAQQTQPIPHLKAAIAAYTQAMEFYTPQQDALNYALLQTNLGTAYWTLSQYQPSAKLLLQAIHAYHQALTYRTIESAPVACAATYNNLGIAYWHLANHYQKSEIRAKFLKRAIVAYQKALSIVPHLSPTQLTFDPLATHNNLGLTHYQLATDSNLPLGKATRISLLGAALKHHLQADINEPTQLEKQQPSDGEIPNSKTTEHHQTTLSYLLRTIRAFYNESGLQGQNQALSQIPGHLLPEILRAL
- a CDS encoding sulfurtransferase, giving the protein MTEAQLIVSPDWLANHLEDPNIVIVDCRFSLANPQLGQQQYQDGHIPGAYYLDLDQDLSSPIQKHGGRHPLPNPEKLAQKLSEIGITSQQTLVVAYDDSRFAFASRLWWLLRYYGHEQVVLLDGGFSQWKNSEYPINSNIPNAKLGQFTPQIRPEMLVNIETVKARKDLPGVVVVDSREPDRYLGKTEPIDPIAGCIPGAVNYPWQQVTEPTGFVKINQQSQRWQEIKDSEEIIVYCGSGVTACVNLFSLELAGIHQAKLYGGSWSDWCSYLIEEQQ